A genome region from Proteus vulgaris includes the following:
- the nrdD gene encoding anaerobic ribonucleoside-triphosphate reductase yields the protein MKTIVIKRDGCKVSFDQTRISDAIKRAAVACEITDDDYCESIAQSVSQSLAGRSNVDIREIQDAVENQLMAGAHKDVARAYIEYRHDRDVAREQRGRLTQEIRGLIEQSDVSILHENANKDSKVIPTQRDLLAGIVAKHYAKLHILPRDVVLAHERGEIHYHDLDYSPFFPMFNCMLIDLNGMLNNGFKMGNAEIEPPKSISTATAVTAQIIAQVASHIYGGTTINRIDEVLAPFVKSSYDKHYKVAQEWQIADKEAYANARTEKECYDAFQSLEYEVNTLHTANGQTPFVTFGFGLGTSKEARLIQRAILENRMAGLGKNRKTAVFPKLVFAIKDGLNHKFGDPNYDIKQLALECASKRMYPDILNYDQVVKVTGSFKTPMGCRSFLGVYEENGEMIHEGRNNLGVISLNLPRIAIEAKGDEATFWSLLDDRLELAKKALMTRIARLENVKARVAPILYMEGACGVRLKADDNVAEIFKNGRASISLGYIGVHETINALFGTQTHVFDDETLREKAVAIIHRLREATDQWKAETGYGFSLYSTPSENLCDRFCRLDTAEFGIIPGVTDKGYYTNSFHLDVEKKVNPYDKLDFEAPYPPLANGGFICYGEYPNLQHNLKALEDVWDYSYTRVPYYGTNTPIDECYDCGYTGEFSCTSKGFTCPRCGNHNPARVSVIRRVCGYLGSPDSRPFNAGKQEEVKRRVKHLANGQLG from the coding sequence GTGAAAACCATAGTGATAAAACGAGACGGATGTAAAGTCTCTTTTGACCAAACCCGCATCAGCGATGCTATCAAAAGAGCCGCCGTAGCTTGTGAGATCACTGATGATGATTATTGCGAATCCATCGCTCAATCTGTTTCACAATCTCTCGCAGGACGTTCGAATGTCGATATCCGTGAGATCCAAGACGCCGTAGAAAATCAGCTGATGGCTGGCGCACATAAAGATGTCGCCAGAGCCTATATTGAATACCGTCATGACCGAGATGTTGCTCGTGAGCAACGAGGAAGACTCACTCAGGAAATCCGAGGTCTTATCGAACAAAGTGATGTCTCTATTCTTCATGAAAATGCAAATAAAGACAGTAAGGTTATCCCGACCCAGCGCGATTTACTCGCAGGCATTGTGGCTAAACATTACGCAAAATTACATATCCTGCCAAGAGATGTGGTACTGGCTCATGAGCGTGGTGAAATTCATTATCATGATCTCGATTATTCACCGTTTTTCCCTATGTTTAACTGTATGCTAATTGACCTTAACGGCATGTTAAACAACGGCTTTAAAATGGGAAATGCAGAAATAGAACCCCCTAAATCTATTTCAACAGCAACAGCAGTAACTGCACAAATTATTGCACAAGTGGCAAGCCATATTTATGGCGGTACAACGATAAATCGTATTGATGAAGTATTAGCCCCATTTGTAAAATCAAGTTATGACAAACACTATAAAGTCGCGCAAGAATGGCAAATAGCTGATAAAGAAGCTTATGCTAATGCACGCACTGAAAAAGAGTGTTACGACGCATTCCAATCTTTAGAGTATGAAGTTAATACACTACATACTGCGAATGGACAAACACCATTTGTTACTTTTGGATTTGGTCTCGGTACCTCAAAAGAAGCCCGTCTAATTCAACGCGCTATTCTTGAAAATCGTATGGCTGGTTTAGGAAAAAACCGTAAAACGGCAGTGTTCCCTAAACTCGTTTTTGCCATCAAAGATGGCTTAAATCATAAATTTGGTGATCCTAATTACGATATCAAGCAGCTTGCTCTTGAATGCGCAAGTAAACGTATGTATCCCGATATCTTAAATTACGATCAAGTTGTTAAAGTAACAGGTTCATTTAAAACGCCAATGGGTTGCCGTAGCTTCTTAGGTGTTTACGAAGAAAATGGTGAGATGATCCATGAAGGTCGTAATAACCTTGGGGTCATCAGCCTAAACTTACCGCGTATTGCTATTGAAGCTAAAGGTGATGAAGCCACTTTCTGGTCACTACTTGATGATCGCCTCGAATTAGCGAAAAAAGCACTGATGACACGTATTGCGCGTTTAGAAAATGTCAAAGCCCGTGTAGCCCCAATCCTTTATATGGAAGGAGCGTGCGGTGTTCGCTTAAAAGCAGATGATAATGTAGCTGAAATCTTTAAAAATGGCAGAGCCTCAATCTCATTAGGTTATATCGGTGTCCATGAAACCATTAATGCACTGTTTGGCACTCAAACACACGTTTTTGATGATGAAACCTTAAGAGAAAAAGCGGTCGCCATTATTCATCGTCTACGTGAAGCAACCGATCAATGGAAAGCTGAGACAGGTTATGGATTTAGCCTTTACAGCACACCAAGTGAAAACCTCTGTGATCGCTTCTGTCGTTTAGATACGGCTGAATTTGGCATTATTCCTGGTGTTACAGATAAAGGTTATTACACCAATAGCTTCCACTTAGATGTTGAAAAGAAAGTAAACCCATACGATAAATTAGACTTTGAAGCGCCTTATCCTCCTTTAGCTAATGGCGGTTTTATCTGTTATGGCGAATACCCTAACCTACAACATAACCTTAAAGCGTTAGAGGATGTGTGGGATTACAGCTATACCCGAGTTCCTTACTACGGTACAAACACGCCAATTGATGAATGTTACGATTGTGGTTATACCGGTGAATTCTCTTGTACCAGTAAAGGGTTTACTTGCCCGCGTTGTGGTAATCATAATCCAGCAAGAGTCTCAGTTATTCGTCGTGTCTGTGGATATTTAGGCAGTCCAGACTCACGTCCATTTAATGCAGGTAAACAAGAAGAAGTTAAGCGTCGTGTAAAACATCTGGCAAATGGCCAGTTAGGTTAA
- a CDS encoding RidA family protein translates to MSYEINTDKAPAAIGPYVQGVDLGNLVITSGQLPVDPATGEFVSDNAAEQARQSLENVKAIIEKAGLTVANIIKTTVFVKDLNDFGTINAAYEAFFKEHNAAFPARSCVEVARLPKDAKVEIEVIAIR, encoded by the coding sequence ATGTCTTACGAAATTAATACCGATAAAGCCCCAGCAGCGATCGGCCCTTATGTACAAGGGGTTGATTTAGGTAATTTAGTGATCACTTCAGGTCAATTACCTGTTGATCCTGCAACTGGTGAATTTGTTTCTGATAATGCAGCGGAACAAGCTCGTCAATCTTTAGAAAACGTAAAAGCAATCATTGAAAAAGCAGGTTTAACTGTTGCTAATATCATCAAAACAACTGTTTTCGTAAAAGATTTAAATGATTTTGGTACAATCAATGCTGCTTATGAAGCATTTTTCAAAGAGCATAACGCGGCATTTCCTGCTCGCTCTTGTGTTGAAGTTGCACGCTTACCAAAAGATGCAAAAGTAGAAATCGAAGTTATCGCTATCCGTTAA
- the pyrI gene encoding aspartate carbamoyltransferase regulatory subunit, with amino-acid sequence MTHDHKLKVEAIKRGTVIDHIPAQVGFKILSLFRLTETDERITVGFNLPSENLGKKDLIKIENVFLTSEQANRLAMYAPQATVNIIDDYQVVNKMALSLPELLEDVVPCPNSNCISHNEPVQSSFRVKKLASDVVLTCKYCEKEFERHAVIR; translated from the coding sequence ATGACACATGATCACAAACTAAAAGTTGAAGCTATCAAACGTGGGACTGTTATTGATCATATTCCAGCGCAGGTGGGCTTTAAAATTCTCTCCCTGTTTCGTTTAACTGAAACGGACGAAAGAATTACAGTCGGCTTTAATTTACCATCTGAAAACTTAGGCAAGAAAGACTTAATAAAAATTGAAAATGTCTTTTTAACCTCAGAACAAGCAAACCGTTTAGCAATGTATGCGCCTCAAGCAACTGTAAATATTATCGATGATTATCAAGTCGTTAATAAGATGGCATTAAGCTTACCAGAGCTACTTGAAGATGTAGTACCTTGTCCTAATAGCAACTGTATTAGTCATAACGAGCCAGTACAAAGTAGTTTCCGAGTAAAAAAACTGGCCTCAGATGTTGTATTAACCTGCAAGTATTGTGAAAAAGAGTTCGAACGCCACGCCGTCATTCGTTAA
- the pyrB gene encoding aspartate carbamoyltransferase, with amino-acid sequence MTNPLYQKHIISINDLDREDLESVLHVANKLKQQPNNELLKDKVIASCFFEASTRTRLSFETAIHRLGASVVGFSDGSNTSLGKKGETLADTISVLRTYADAIVIRHPQEGAARLASEFAGDIPVLNAGDGANQHPTQTLLDLFTIQETQGRLDNLNIAMVGDLKYGRTVHSLAQALAKFTGNHLYFIAPKVLAMPEHILHLLDEKGVEYSQHETVDEVMSELDILYMTRVQKERLDPSEYANVKAQFILTSADLVNVKENLKILHPLPRIDEITTDVDKTPYAYYFQQAGNGIYARQALLALVLNKNLVL; translated from the coding sequence ATGACTAATCCGCTCTACCAAAAGCATATTATCTCCATCAATGATCTGGACCGAGAAGATTTGGAGTCTGTTCTTCACGTTGCTAATAAACTAAAACAGCAACCTAACAACGAATTGTTGAAAGACAAAGTGATTGCGAGTTGCTTTTTTGAAGCATCAACACGTACTCGCTTATCATTTGAGACAGCGATCCACCGTCTAGGCGCATCAGTTGTCGGTTTTTCTGATGGAAGCAACACTTCACTGGGTAAAAAAGGTGAAACATTAGCGGATACCATTTCGGTTCTTCGTACTTATGCTGACGCCATTGTTATTCGCCATCCTCAAGAAGGCGCAGCACGTTTAGCCTCTGAATTTGCGGGCGATATTCCAGTACTGAATGCTGGAGATGGTGCTAACCAACATCCAACACAAACTTTACTGGATTTGTTTACCATTCAAGAAACACAAGGTCGCTTAGATAATCTCAATATCGCAATGGTTGGTGATTTAAAATATGGTCGAACAGTGCACTCACTAGCACAAGCATTAGCGAAATTTACAGGCAATCATCTCTATTTTATTGCCCCTAAAGTACTCGCCATGCCAGAACATATTCTTCACTTACTGGACGAAAAAGGTGTTGAATATAGCCAGCATGAAACCGTAGATGAAGTCATGTCAGAGCTGGATATCCTCTATATGACACGCGTGCAGAAAGAGCGTTTAGACCCATCTGAATACGCAAATGTTAAAGCACAATTTATCTTGACCAGTGCAGACCTTGTGAATGTGAAAGAAAATCTCAAGATCCTACACCCACTACCACGTATTGATGAAATCACAACAGATGTCGATAAAACGCCTTACGCTTATTATTTCCAACAAGCAGGCAACGGTATCTATGCACGTCAGGCATTACTTGCCTTAGTTCTGAATAAAAACTTAGTTCTTTAA
- the argF gene encoding ornithine carbamoyltransferase, translating to MNPFYQKSFLRLLDFSPAEIQQLLTLSAQLKKAKKSGQETQYLTGKNIALIFEKDSTRTRCAFEVAAFDQGARVTYLGGGSQIGHKESIKDTARVLGRMYDGIQYRGYGQKTVDALAQYSGVPVWNGLTNEFHPTQLLADLLTITEHQAKPLSETIFAYLGDARNNMGNTLLEAAALTGMDLRLVAPKACWPEANLVAQCQEIAKKNGGNITLTENVAEGVKNADFLYTDVWVSMGEPKEVWQERIALLKPYQVNMDVIKLTGNPDVKFLHCLPAFHDEETTMGKALAEEFNLYGGFEVTDEVFESKHSIVFDEAENRLHTIKAVMVATLANPF from the coding sequence ATGAACCCTTTTTATCAAAAATCATTCTTACGTTTACTTGATTTTTCACCTGCAGAAATTCAGCAACTACTTACATTGTCAGCACAATTGAAAAAAGCTAAAAAATCAGGTCAGGAAACGCAATATCTTACTGGAAAAAATATCGCACTGATTTTTGAAAAAGACTCAACACGTACCCGTTGTGCATTTGAAGTTGCTGCCTTTGATCAAGGCGCAAGAGTGACTTATTTAGGAGGCGGAAGCCAAATTGGGCATAAAGAATCGATAAAAGATACCGCTCGAGTACTAGGCCGTATGTATGATGGTATTCAGTATCGGGGTTACGGTCAAAAAACGGTAGATGCCCTTGCTCAATATTCAGGTGTACCTGTTTGGAATGGTTTAACTAATGAATTTCACCCAACACAGTTATTAGCTGATTTACTCACTATCACTGAACATCAAGCTAAGCCGTTATCAGAAACGATCTTTGCTTACCTTGGTGATGCTCGTAATAACATGGGAAATACCCTACTGGAAGCGGCGGCATTAACGGGTATGGATTTACGCCTCGTTGCCCCTAAAGCATGTTGGCCAGAAGCAAATTTAGTGGCGCAATGCCAAGAGATTGCCAAGAAGAATGGTGGAAATATCACACTCACTGAAAATGTTGCTGAAGGCGTTAAAAATGCGGATTTTCTTTACACTGATGTGTGGGTTTCTATGGGTGAACCGAAAGAAGTTTGGCAAGAGCGTATTGCTTTACTCAAGCCTTATCAGGTCAATATGGATGTGATTAAATTAACAGGCAATCCAGACGTTAAATTCCTTCACTGTTTACCCGCTTTTCATGATGAAGAAACAACCATGGGTAAAGCATTAGCTGAAGAATTTAACCTATATGGGGGTTTTGAAGTTACGGATGAGGTTTTTGAATCAAAACACAGCATTGTATTTGATGAAGCTGAAAATCGTCTTCACACGATCAAAGCGGTGATGGTCGCTACCCTTGCCAATCCTTTCTAA
- the rraB gene encoding ribonuclease E inhibitor RraB — protein MADSKELAEQREETRLIIEELLEDGSDPDALYAIEHHISCENFETLEKAAVEVFKLGYEVTEPEEIEVESGEILVCFDAVSESGLNAELIDAQVEQLMNLAEKMGVYYDGWGTYFEDPDAEYDDEDGEDEDGEEEESDKSSRLH, from the coding sequence ATGGCGGACAGCAAAGAATTAGCAGAACAACGTGAAGAAACACGTCTTATTATTGAAGAATTACTGGAAGATGGCAGTGATCCTGATGCACTGTATGCCATTGAGCACCATATTTCTTGTGAAAATTTTGAAACCCTAGAAAAAGCAGCAGTTGAAGTCTTTAAATTAGGTTACGAAGTCACTGAGCCTGAGGAAATCGAAGTCGAATCAGGTGAGATCTTAGTTTGTTTTGATGCAGTGAGTGAAAGTGGTTTGAATGCTGAACTTATTGATGCCCAAGTTGAGCAATTAATGAATTTAGCTGAAAAAATGGGTGTCTATTACGATGGTTGGGGGACTTATTTTGAAGATCCTGACGCAGAGTATGATGATGAAGACGGTGAAGACGAAGACGGCGAAGAAGAAGAGTCTGATAAGTCATCTCGCTTACATTAA
- a CDS encoding pirin family protein, which translates to MTIRQINHIYSAPNSHWVGNGFPVSTLFSYQENGEKHSPFLLMDYAEPTLFKPVTNARGVGAHPHRGFETVTIAYQGEVSHHDSKGHAGTITAGDVQWMTAASGILHKEYHSEKMTKAGGVLEMVQLWVNLPAAYKMTQPRYQALKAEDIPHVELPNNQGYVRVIAGDYANTQGVAMTYSPLNVWDLRLNRAGVSHYRIPEGHNAMLFVVKGAVHINDSEIARQHDMVVLDNHGDTLTLESMGDTIVLILTGKPINEPIAGQGPFVMNTQEELQQAFDDYDNGIFGVMN; encoded by the coding sequence ATGACTATCAGACAGATTAATCATATTTATTCGGCGCCAAATTCACACTGGGTAGGTAATGGCTTTCCAGTCAGCACCTTATTTTCCTATCAGGAAAATGGTGAGAAACATAGCCCGTTTCTGCTGATGGATTATGCCGAGCCAACACTGTTTAAACCTGTTACCAATGCCCGTGGTGTAGGGGCTCATCCTCATCGTGGATTTGAAACCGTGACAATCGCTTATCAAGGCGAAGTCTCTCACCATGACTCTAAAGGTCATGCAGGTACTATTACCGCAGGTGATGTGCAATGGATGACTGCCGCTTCGGGTATTTTGCATAAAGAGTATCACTCTGAAAAAATGACCAAAGCAGGCGGTGTTTTGGAAATGGTACAACTTTGGGTGAATCTGCCAGCAGCGTACAAAATGACACAGCCTCGTTATCAGGCGCTGAAAGCAGAGGATATCCCTCATGTTGAATTACCGAATAACCAAGGTTATGTCAGAGTGATTGCGGGTGATTACGCCAATACACAAGGTGTCGCAATGACCTACTCACCGCTAAATGTGTGGGATCTGCGTTTAAATCGCGCAGGTGTTTCACATTACCGTATTCCAGAAGGTCACAATGCAATGCTGTTTGTGGTGAAAGGTGCGGTACATATCAATGACAGTGAAATTGCACGCCAACACGATATGGTAGTGTTAGATAATCATGGCGATACACTGACATTAGAATCAATGGGTGACACCATTGTTTTAATTCTAACGGGTAAGCCGATTAATGAACCTATTGCAGGCCAAGGGCCTTTTGTGATGAACACTCAAGAAGAGTTACAACAAGCTTTTGATGATTATGACAATGGCATATTTGGTGTAATGAATTAA
- a CDS encoding YhfL family protein translates to MKNFVKIALIASVITVMTGCTGSVYNKEKDCNYDYLLHPAVSISKIIGGCGDTSK, encoded by the coding sequence ATGAAAAACTTTGTTAAAATTGCACTTATTGCTTCTGTAATTACCGTAATGACGGGTTGTACTGGTAGCGTATACAATAAAGAAAAAGACTGTAACTACGACTACTTACTGCACCCTGCTGTTTCTATTTCTAAAATTATTGGCGGTTGTGGCGACACAAGCAAATAA